In one Echinicola marina genomic region, the following are encoded:
- a CDS encoding MBL fold metallo-hydrolase: MNITFLGTGTSQGIPVIGCQCNVCASLDFRNKRLRSSIHIEMDQKSFVIDTGPDFRAQMLREGISQLDAVIYTHEHKDHTAGLDDIRPFNFMQKKDMPIYGTRPVLEQIKREFSYVFSSKKYPGVPQVITHEIQNKPFDVHEVTFTPIEVLHYKLPVFGYRIKDFTYITDAKYISKKEMDKIRGSKTLVLNALQISEHISHLTLAEALEIIEEIKPEKAYLTHISHKLGCHQEIEKELPNNVFLAHDGLKISLE; encoded by the coding sequence TTGAATATCACTTTTTTAGGAACAGGCACTTCTCAAGGGATCCCTGTCATTGGTTGTCAGTGTAACGTATGCGCTTCCCTCGATTTCAGGAATAAAAGATTAAGAAGCTCAATCCATATTGAAATGGACCAAAAAAGCTTTGTGATCGATACAGGCCCAGATTTCCGTGCCCAAATGCTCCGAGAAGGCATCTCACAACTTGATGCAGTAATTTATACCCATGAACACAAAGACCATACAGCCGGCTTAGATGACATCCGTCCTTTTAATTTCATGCAAAAAAAGGACATGCCTATTTATGGCACTAGACCCGTCTTAGAACAAATAAAGAGAGAATTCTCTTATGTATTTTCGTCAAAAAAATACCCCGGAGTACCACAAGTAATCACCCATGAAATTCAAAACAAACCCTTTGATGTTCATGAGGTTACTTTTACGCCGATAGAGGTATTACATTATAAATTACCTGTCTTTGGTTATAGAATCAAGGACTTCACCTATATTACAGATGCGAAATACATCTCTAAAAAAGAAATGGACAAAATAAGGGGTAGCAAGACCCTTGTTCTAAACGCCCTGCAAATTTCAGAACACATTTCCCACCTCACTTTAGCTGAAGCCCTAGAGATAATAGAAGAAATCAAACCTGAAAAAGCCTATCTAACCCATATAAGCCACAAACTGGGCTGCCATCAGGAAATAGAAAAGGAATTGCCTAACAATGTATTCCTCGCCCATGACGGTTTGAAAATATCGCTTGAATAA
- a CDS encoding NAD-dependent epimerase gives MKFLVTGAAGFIGFALAKRLLEEGHEVVGLDSINDYYDVNLKYGRLADLGLDITKVKSAKGEEVKSSAGFSFYKMKLEDSNGLMEIFAKEKFDIVVNLAAQAGVRYSLENPMAYIDANIVGFINVLEACRHFPVKHLVYASSSSVYGANKKIPFSSSDNVDHPVSLYAATKKSNELMAHTYSHLYGIPTTGLRFFTVYGPWGRPDMAMFLFTDAIVKGRPLKVFNQGEMQRDFTYIDDIVEGVYRVSLKIPEVKGTGKDTVDSQVPYKIYNIGNSKSVNLMDFIKAIEKELGKKAILDMQPMQAGDVPVTYADVSELANDTGYQPNTAIEKGVSSFVSWYKDYYGL, from the coding sequence ATGAAATTTTTGGTAACAGGTGCAGCGGGATTTATTGGCTTTGCATTGGCAAAAAGACTTTTGGAAGAGGGGCATGAGGTAGTAGGTCTAGACAGTATCAATGATTATTATGATGTAAACCTTAAGTATGGAAGGCTAGCGGATTTAGGCCTGGATATAACAAAAGTGAAAAGTGCCAAGGGGGAGGAGGTGAAATCTTCAGCGGGTTTTTCTTTTTATAAAATGAAGCTTGAGGATAGCAATGGGTTAATGGAGATTTTCGCCAAGGAGAAATTTGATATAGTGGTTAATTTAGCCGCACAGGCTGGAGTGCGTTATTCCTTGGAAAACCCAATGGCCTATATTGATGCGAATATCGTAGGTTTTATTAACGTGTTAGAGGCTTGCAGACACTTTCCAGTTAAGCATTTGGTATATGCCTCCTCCAGTTCAGTTTATGGGGCTAATAAAAAGATTCCTTTTTCTTCTTCTGATAATGTAGATCATCCTGTAAGTCTTTATGCAGCCACTAAGAAGTCCAATGAACTTATGGCGCATACCTACAGCCACCTTTATGGAATTCCTACCACGGGATTAAGATTTTTTACGGTATATGGACCTTGGGGAAGGCCGGATATGGCGATGTTTTTGTTTACAGATGCCATAGTGAAAGGAAGGCCCCTGAAGGTTTTTAACCAAGGTGAGATGCAAAGAGATTTTACCTATATAGATGATATAGTAGAAGGAGTTTATAGGGTGTCATTAAAGATACCAGAAGTAAAAGGAACAGGGAAGGATACTGTAGATTCACAGGTACCGTATAAAATTTATAATATTGGAAATTCCAAATCCGTTAATTTGATGGATTTTATAAAGGCCATTGAAAAGGAACTGGGAAAGAAAGCCATTTTGGATATGCAACCAATGCAAGCGGGAGATGTTCCTGTTACCTATGCAGATGTTTCAGAGCTAGCGAATGATACTGGCTATCAGCCCAATACGGCTATTGAGAAAGGGGTGTCTTCTTTTGTGTCTTGGTACAAGGACTATTATGGGCTTTAG
- a CDS encoding PorP/SprF family type IX secretion system membrane protein → MKRILIILIVLFPLVLGMAHAQSRKYISHFSNFKSYYNPSLVAHGGSVAQSIVRNQWGGLPGAPKTILGSVEGDFSQLRKLDSIGIVGRNAAGLVVLFDQHGPFSETEILLNYTNRIRITENHMLGLGIGMKYLNTELDGTKLSPEQENDPGLSRYMGGFAESKVFDFNLGISLINKQYYLSYSLQNVSGAEISSGDDFYEGRAPISNLQAGFRGMLSPNVGLVGNMLYRMQKDLPFHQEFNVKAVMMEKVWLGVGHRVDYATNLQAGFMFDRFRVGYVYEMSTKRNSKMYGSTHEFMVSFSLFEKGKQGVMGIW, encoded by the coding sequence ATGAAGAGGATATTAATTATATTGATCGTTTTGTTTCCGCTAGTGCTGGGGATGGCACATGCGCAAAGCCGAAAATATATCAGTCATTTCAGTAACTTTAAAAGTTATTATAATCCCAGTTTGGTAGCACATGGGGGAAGTGTTGCCCAAAGTATAGTCAGGAATCAATGGGGAGGGTTGCCCGGGGCACCAAAAACTATTTTGGGTAGTGTCGAGGGGGATTTTTCCCAATTAAGAAAGCTAGATAGTATTGGGATAGTTGGCAGAAATGCAGCTGGATTGGTCGTGTTGTTTGATCAACATGGTCCATTTTCCGAGACTGAAATATTATTGAACTATACCAATCGGATCAGAATTACCGAAAACCATATGTTAGGCTTGGGGATTGGGATGAAATACCTGAATACTGAACTGGATGGGACCAAGCTTTCTCCAGAGCAAGAGAATGACCCCGGCTTATCCAGGTATATGGGCGGTTTTGCTGAAAGTAAGGTGTTTGATTTTAACTTAGGGATAAGCTTGATCAACAAGCAATATTATCTTTCTTATTCGCTTCAAAACGTCAGTGGAGCAGAGATTTCCAGTGGAGATGATTTTTATGAAGGAAGGGCTCCCATCTCAAATTTGCAGGCTGGATTCAGGGGGATGCTCAGTCCTAATGTAGGTTTAGTAGGGAATATGCTATACAGGATGCAGAAAGATTTGCCTTTTCATCAAGAATTTAATGTGAAAGCAGTGATGATGGAGAAAGTATGGTTGGGAGTTGGACACAGGGTGGACTATGCGACCAATCTTCAGGCAGGATTTATGTTTGATCGTTTTAGGGTAGGGTATGTGTATGAAATGTCCACCAAAAGAAATTCCAAAATGTACGGAAGTACACATGAGTTTATGGTGTCTTTTAGTTTGTTTGAAAAAGGGAAGCAAGGAGTTATGGGCATTTGGTAA
- a CDS encoding T9SS type B sorting domain-containing protein: MKRNLLSIILGIVFLLSASPFVYAEAGKLPIISTTPGYTEFEPGKGAVVIDAGVTVSDEDSERASKAIVKLSNRPDGGNEFITIGPEVVDLAEDNGLVINYDFTKGELTIEGLASFALYQQILQQLNYNNVSMIPDIADRLVQFTVYDEEGNVSESKTRVIQIKNVQAVITNVEISDEGWYGIGEGLEISLIFNRPVFVAEGSPYFLVSIGGEEVKFLYNAGSGTTELKFTYAVEENKMDEDGIEVNPEVLLDGAVIKDSVGELADLSIGNFPDPSGIKVDGVRPYGLELTLPADGAYSVCDENTLKFSMTISEAVQLEGTGLVLNFMMDSGPRQATFIAEESNAELLVFTYTIAAGDAEADGVEIVGLTLGDLNILDQANNALTDLGLVRTEVKGENNITIDGTAPAAPTITAITPDSGANSTDGITNTNGLSIIGTAIGGVTIKVMINNEALGETTADAEGNWQLDISDLDLAEGNFTVTVSAVDESCNESAPSSEFKFQIDQTGPVLTAKIVEVALGEDGTVVVTPEMLIETVTDNFTSTNEIAFQLSKSDFACEDVGENKVALTATDLAGNATTIELMITVVSNEMPELIIEDLALELDVEGQIEIAYTDVVKGFAGGCYEMDDYNFTLSKSLFTCSDIGNQLVTLTSTAPNGEVTEYEVDVSVVDALAPVISGIEGNIDVYVGASGEYVLTDVIPEFEISDNCTVFNTSQIPASGTVLSGYNEPIEIKVQAEDASGNVQEAVFTITLKSQIIASLVEPEIITVSWGTGIEELPLPEQIEVVLLSGETVMLEVNWDMSGYDAMVPGMYSSVGELVLAGDLANVNQLQPSMVIMVLEKELPIDIELSDDEFSVEDNPEAPLGTLTTIDPDDDIHTYDLSGENSDEQYFYILGDRIFYTPENMPEGQSEFTISVTSTDRLGNTISKTFVITRTKPALDDLNIPNVFTPNGDGINDRWGVSALQFYEAVKVMVFERSGKMVFVTFDPTERWDGKYEGVDLPVGSYYFIIEIGSEGQKRRGVVTLIRD; this comes from the coding sequence ATGAAGAGAAATCTACTTTCAATTATTTTGGGAATTGTCTTTCTGCTTTCGGCATCCCCGTTCGTATATGCCGAGGCCGGTAAATTACCCATCATTTCCACCACACCCGGATATACGGAGTTTGAACCAGGTAAGGGGGCTGTAGTTATTGATGCTGGAGTGACTGTCTCGGACGAGGATTCAGAAAGGGCTTCCAAGGCTATTGTTAAGCTATCAAACCGACCTGATGGAGGTAATGAGTTCATTACTATTGGTCCAGAGGTAGTTGATTTGGCCGAAGATAATGGCCTTGTCATTAATTATGATTTTACCAAAGGAGAATTGACCATCGAAGGCTTGGCAAGTTTTGCTCTTTATCAGCAAATCCTTCAACAGCTCAATTATAATAATGTGTCCATGATTCCGGATATTGCTGACAGACTTGTGCAGTTTACGGTCTATGATGAAGAAGGTAATGTCAGTGAGAGTAAGACCAGAGTTATTCAGATTAAGAATGTACAAGCGGTCATTACCAATGTGGAAATATCAGATGAAGGATGGTATGGCATTGGAGAGGGGCTTGAAATTAGCTTGATTTTTAATAGGCCTGTTTTTGTTGCCGAGGGCAGCCCGTATTTTTTGGTAAGTATAGGAGGAGAAGAAGTGAAGTTTCTCTATAATGCGGGCTCAGGTACTACAGAGTTGAAGTTTACTTATGCTGTGGAGGAGAATAAAATGGATGAGGATGGAATTGAAGTCAATCCTGAGGTATTGCTAGATGGTGCAGTTATAAAAGACAGTGTGGGTGAATTGGCCGATTTGAGTATAGGGAATTTTCCAGATCCTTCTGGTATTAAGGTCGATGGCGTTCGCCCATATGGACTTGAATTGACTTTGCCCGCAGATGGTGCTTACTCTGTTTGTGATGAAAATACTTTAAAGTTTAGCATGACAATAAGTGAAGCTGTTCAGCTAGAAGGAACTGGATTGGTTCTGAATTTTATGATGGATTCAGGACCTCGTCAGGCCACTTTTATTGCTGAGGAAAGCAATGCTGAATTATTAGTATTTACTTATACTATAGCTGCAGGAGATGCTGAAGCTGATGGGGTAGAGATTGTTGGATTAACACTTGGAGATTTAAATATTCTTGACCAGGCCAATAATGCATTGACTGATTTGGGCTTGGTCAGAACCGAAGTGAAAGGAGAAAATAATATCACTATCGATGGTACCGCTCCAGCAGCTCCTACTATAACTGCTATTACGCCAGATTCAGGAGCTAATTCAACTGATGGAATTACCAATACCAATGGATTGAGCATCATTGGGACAGCTATTGGAGGGGTGACTATTAAAGTTATGATTAATAATGAGGCGTTAGGAGAAACAACTGCGGATGCAGAAGGGAATTGGCAATTAGATATAAGCGACTTAGACCTGGCAGAAGGGAATTTTACAGTGACAGTTTCGGCGGTGGATGAGTCATGCAATGAAAGCGCACCAAGCAGTGAGTTTAAATTTCAAATAGATCAAACGGGGCCAGTTTTAACAGCAAAAATTGTTGAAGTGGCATTAGGAGAAGACGGCACTGTGGTGGTGACACCGGAAATGTTAATAGAAACTGTAACGGATAATTTTACGTCCACAAATGAAATAGCTTTTCAACTCTCCAAAAGTGATTTTGCCTGCGAAGATGTTGGGGAAAATAAAGTGGCTTTAACTGCAACCGATTTGGCAGGCAATGCCACTACCATTGAGCTTATGATAACCGTGGTAAGCAATGAAATGCCTGAATTGATCATTGAAGATTTAGCATTGGAACTAGATGTGGAAGGCCAAATAGAAATTGCTTACACAGATGTGGTAAAGGGTTTTGCAGGTGGTTGTTATGAAATGGATGATTATAACTTTACTCTAAGTAAAAGTCTTTTTACCTGTTCAGATATTGGAAATCAGCTTGTTACCTTGACCAGTACCGCTCCGAATGGTGAAGTGACCGAGTATGAGGTTGACGTAAGTGTGGTGGATGCCCTGGCACCAGTGATTTCTGGTATAGAAGGGAATATAGATGTATATGTAGGAGCCTCAGGAGAGTATGTATTGACGGATGTTATTCCTGAATTTGAAATTTCTGACAACTGTACTGTCTTTAATACATCTCAAATTCCTGCTTCTGGAACCGTGTTAAGCGGTTATAATGAACCTATTGAAATAAAAGTCCAAGCTGAAGATGCCAGTGGGAATGTTCAGGAAGCGGTGTTTACCATTACCCTTAAAAGTCAGATCATAGCAAGTCTCGTAGAGCCAGAAATCATCACGGTGAGTTGGGGGACTGGCATAGAAGAATTGCCTCTTCCGGAACAAATTGAGGTGGTACTGCTTTCTGGGGAAACAGTAATGTTAGAAGTGAATTGGGATATGTCAGGTTATGATGCAATGGTTCCTGGAATGTATAGCAGTGTTGGAGAATTGGTGCTGGCTGGTGACTTGGCAAATGTGAATCAATTACAGCCTAGTATGGTCATCATGGTATTGGAAAAAGAGTTGCCAATAGATATCGAATTGAGTGATGATGAATTTTCTGTAGAGGATAATCCTGAAGCGCCATTGGGCACACTTACGACCATTGATCCAGATGATGATATTCATACTTATGACTTATCGGGTGAAAATTCTGATGAACAATATTTCTATATTTTAGGGGATAGGATTTTTTATACCCCTGAAAATATGCCTGAGGGTCAAAGTGAATTTACCATTTCGGTCACCAGCACAGATAGGTTGGGCAATACCATTTCTAAAACTTTTGTAATCACCAGAACCAAGCCAGCATTAGATGATTTGAACATTCCTAATGTGTTTACTCCAAACGGAGATGGAATTAATGATAGATGGGGTGTCTCGGCTCTCCAGTTTTATGAAGCGGTGAAGGTGATGGTGTTCGAAAGGAGTGGTAAAATGGTCTTTGTGACCTTCGATCCTACAGAAAGATGGGATGGGAAATATGAAGGTGTTGATTTGCCAGTAGGTAGTTACTATTTCATCATTGAAATAGGAAGTGAAGGACAAAAGAGAAGGGGAGTAGTAACCTTGATCAGGGATTAG
- a CDS encoding NFACT RNA binding domain-containing protein → MHLNYHFLKFLCPTLEQKLKGLDLLECFSQNKDEMVLGFAENDHSLYIRANLSPSVTCLSFPEDYKRSRKNSVDLFPDIIGEKVTKVQPLPHERAMLIHFDSDKVLLFKLHGSRSNILFYQDPKQSPSSIFRNELKEDQNLLIKNLEVQLDLSHEQFIALEGKAAAYLPTLGKIPRAWLKSNGYIGADMDKKWSLMQEVMDMLDTPLFSIIKENEQYSLSLLPEENSIFSSADPIEAANEYFRYAVVYQAFEREKTQITRTIDDLKKKTASYIKKTRSKLQELEESTAPSQLADIIMANLHQIPAGSTEIELFDFYQNQNITIKLKKGSSPQKQAENLYRKSKNRKIELEQLHKNLSEKELLFLELEELLAELNEIQDFKTLRDFAKHNQINQKKQEQSTNLPFKRLEIDDFEILIGKSAKANDQLLRYYSWKDDLWLHAKDVSGSHVIIKYKSGQTIPKSTIERAAELAAFYSKNKNESLAPVMYTPCKYVRKVKGSPAGAVMVDKEKVIMVSPKGP, encoded by the coding sequence ATGCATCTCAATTATCATTTCCTAAAATTCCTCTGCCCTACTCTTGAGCAAAAACTGAAAGGACTAGACTTATTAGAATGTTTCTCACAAAACAAAGACGAAATGGTCTTGGGCTTTGCTGAAAATGATCATTCTCTTTATATAAGAGCCAACCTATCCCCAAGTGTAACCTGTCTTAGTTTTCCAGAAGACTATAAAAGAAGCCGAAAAAACAGTGTCGACCTTTTCCCCGATATCATTGGAGAAAAAGTAACAAAGGTACAACCTTTGCCCCATGAAAGAGCCATGCTCATACATTTTGATTCTGACAAAGTCCTATTATTTAAGCTACATGGTAGCAGGAGTAATATATTATTTTACCAAGACCCGAAACAATCTCCCTCCAGTATTTTTAGAAATGAATTGAAAGAAGACCAAAATTTGCTCATCAAGAATCTTGAAGTGCAACTTGACCTTAGTCATGAACAGTTCATAGCGCTAGAAGGCAAAGCAGCCGCCTACCTTCCAACATTGGGAAAAATACCAAGAGCTTGGCTAAAATCCAATGGCTATATCGGCGCAGACATGGATAAAAAATGGTCCCTAATGCAGGAAGTCATGGACATGCTAGACACACCACTTTTCAGTATCATCAAGGAAAACGAACAATATTCCCTCAGCTTATTACCAGAAGAAAACAGCATATTTTCTTCTGCTGATCCCATAGAAGCCGCTAATGAATATTTTCGATACGCTGTAGTTTACCAAGCTTTTGAAAGAGAGAAAACCCAGATTACCAGAACCATAGACGATCTAAAAAAGAAAACGGCTTCTTATATAAAAAAGACACGCTCAAAACTTCAGGAACTTGAAGAGAGCACTGCTCCTAGTCAACTTGCTGATATCATCATGGCAAACCTTCACCAAATCCCAGCAGGAAGTACCGAAATTGAGCTATTTGATTTTTATCAAAACCAAAATATTACCATAAAACTAAAAAAAGGAAGTAGCCCCCAAAAACAAGCTGAAAATCTTTACAGAAAATCAAAAAACAGAAAAATAGAACTGGAGCAGCTCCATAAGAATCTTTCCGAAAAGGAATTACTCTTCTTGGAATTAGAGGAATTATTAGCAGAATTAAATGAAATCCAAGATTTCAAAACCCTTAGAGATTTTGCAAAGCACAACCAGATCAATCAAAAAAAACAAGAGCAAAGTACAAACCTTCCATTTAAACGTTTGGAAATAGATGATTTTGAGATACTAATAGGCAAATCTGCCAAAGCCAATGACCAATTGCTCAGGTATTACAGTTGGAAAGATGATTTATGGCTACATGCCAAAGACGTTTCTGGATCACACGTAATCATCAAATACAAGTCAGGTCAAACCATTCCTAAATCAACTATTGAAAGGGCTGCGGAACTGGCTGCATTTTATTCCAAAAACAAAAATGAATCCCTTGCTCCAGTGATGTATACTCCGTGCAAATACGTAAGAAAAGTTAAGGGAAGTCCTGCAGGAGCAGTAATGGTAGACAAGGAAAAAGTAATTATGGTAAGCCCCAAAGGGCCATAA
- the miaA gene encoding tRNA (adenosine(37)-N6)-dimethylallyltransferase MiaA, producing MALESDKYLVVVVGPTAVGKTNLCINLAKNFDTEIVSSDSRQFYREMQLGTAKPSEDELSEVRHHFVNNLSIFEDYDVRKFEKEALALMEKLFKSHDVLIMTGGSGLFVNAICEGFDDIPDIDPSIRENLNELYNKEGITAIQQKLKELDPEYYTAVDINNPQRLIRGCEVSLGTGKPFSSYRIKKKVNRPFEIIKVGLERTREELYDRINYRMDLMVGAGLFDEAEKLFPYRELNALQTVGYSEIFGFLEGDYDKEEAIRLLKRNSRRYAKRQFTWFRRDDEIRWFSPEDEEGILAYIRSQIA from the coding sequence ATGGCCTTGGAAAGCGATAAATATCTTGTAGTTGTTGTTGGACCTACGGCAGTAGGAAAAACAAATTTGTGTATAAATTTAGCTAAAAATTTTGATACAGAAATTGTTTCTTCCGATAGTCGGCAGTTTTACAGGGAGATGCAGTTGGGTACAGCCAAGCCTAGTGAAGATGAGCTTAGTGAGGTAAGGCATCATTTTGTTAATAATCTTTCGATTTTTGAGGATTATGATGTTAGAAAGTTTGAAAAGGAGGCATTGGCACTGATGGAAAAACTGTTTAAATCCCATGATGTGTTGATCATGACTGGGGGATCAGGACTGTTCGTCAATGCCATTTGTGAAGGGTTTGATGATATTCCAGATATAGATCCATCGATTAGGGAAAATCTTAATGAATTATATAATAAAGAAGGGATTACCGCTATCCAGCAAAAGCTCAAAGAACTTGATCCTGAATATTATACTGCTGTGGATATCAATAACCCCCAACGATTGATCAGAGGATGTGAGGTGAGTTTGGGCACGGGTAAGCCATTTAGTAGTTATAGGATTAAGAAAAAAGTTAATAGGCCTTTTGAAATTATCAAAGTAGGCCTGGAAAGGACACGGGAAGAACTGTATGATCGGATAAATTATAGAATGGATTTGATGGTTGGAGCTGGACTGTTTGATGAGGCAGAGAAGCTGTTTCCCTACAGGGAATTGAACGCCTTGCAAACGGTGGGCTATTCAGAAATTTTTGGTTTTTTGGAAGGCGATTATGACAAGGAAGAAGCCATTCGGCTCCTAAAAAGGAATTCGAGGCGTTATGCTAAAAGACAGTTTACATGGTTCAGAAGAGACGATGAAATCCGTTGGTTTTCTCCTGAGGATGAAGAGGGAATTCTTGCCTATATTCGGAGTCAAATAGCATGA
- a CDS encoding response regulator, which yields MENKKVLIVDDNNLNRKVFENIISHDYQFETAENGQEAIGKIKYQCYDLILMDIQMPVMDGITALKIIKEENLTLAPVIAISAFSNQNDREYFLSAGFDEFIAKPVKPKHLLESIYYQLYNSEKQKRNIEIPTEIPEILDAKVFDQLKKYNSDENIKMVYEDFMEEAQEIINEIGNLVKQNSFADIGEKLHILKGNSGTLGAKKLFIEAGKFEQKIKDVNFEDIEEDYLTLQNHFTNFKNHLHQRNNHR from the coding sequence ATGGAAAATAAAAAGGTACTAATAGTAGATGACAATAATCTCAACCGTAAAGTTTTTGAGAATATTATCTCCCATGATTATCAGTTTGAAACCGCCGAAAATGGTCAAGAAGCAATTGGCAAAATAAAATACCAATGCTATGACCTCATCCTTATGGACATCCAAATGCCTGTAATGGATGGAATTACCGCACTCAAAATCATCAAGGAAGAAAACCTAACCCTCGCCCCTGTAATTGCCATTTCTGCATTTTCCAATCAAAATGACAGGGAATATTTTCTTTCTGCTGGATTCGATGAATTTATTGCAAAACCAGTTAAGCCAAAACACTTACTCGAAAGCATCTATTATCAGCTATACAACTCTGAAAAGCAAAAAAGAAACATAGAAATCCCCACAGAAATCCCCGAAATCCTTGATGCAAAAGTGTTTGACCAGCTCAAGAAATATAATTCAGATGAAAACATCAAAATGGTCTATGAAGATTTCATGGAAGAGGCACAGGAAATAATTAATGAAATCGGGAATTTGGTGAAACAAAACAGTTTTGCTGACATTGGTGAAAAACTTCATATATTAAAGGGGAATTCTGGAACACTTGGAGCGAAAAAGCTTTTTATTGAAGCGGGGAAATTTGAACAAAAAATTAAGGATGTAAACTTTGAAGATATCGAAGAAGATTATTTAACATTGCAAAACCATTTTACAAATTTCAAGAACCACCTTCACCAACGAAACAATCATAGATAA
- the pfkA gene encoding 6-phosphofructokinase gives MKKIAVLTSGGDAPGMNACIRAVVRTGIYHGLEVYGIMYGYDGMIKGEINLMESHAVSNIVQRGGTILKSARSVDFRTKEGRQKAYEQLKKHGIEGLVAIGGDGTFTGAKVFYEEFGIPTIGCPGTIDNDIYGTDFTIGFDTAINTALEAIDKIRDTAAAHDRIFFIEVMGRDSGYIAVECGLGGGAEMVMVPETKTTLNEVVEKLTSSKSKTSSVIVVAEGDEEGNAAEIMEKVKNTINDDSKDFKVTTLGHIQRGGNPTGKDRMLASRCGMAAVEGLINGKANCMAGIIHDEVVYTSFEDCITKNKPLNRDTLKLIEILSI, from the coding sequence ATGAAGAAAATAGCTGTTTTAACATCAGGTGGAGATGCTCCTGGAATGAATGCCTGTATCAGGGCAGTCGTACGAACAGGGATTTATCACGGACTTGAAGTTTATGGCATCATGTATGGATATGACGGGATGATCAAAGGAGAAATCAATCTAATGGAATCCCATGCCGTAAGTAATATTGTTCAAAGAGGCGGAACCATCCTCAAATCAGCCAGAAGTGTTGATTTCAGAACAAAAGAAGGTAGACAAAAAGCTTATGAACAATTAAAAAAACATGGGATCGAAGGACTAGTGGCCATTGGTGGAGATGGCACTTTTACAGGAGCCAAAGTATTTTATGAAGAATTTGGTATCCCAACAATAGGCTGTCCTGGCACCATCGATAATGATATTTATGGTACCGATTTCACTATAGGTTTTGACACGGCCATCAACACAGCCCTAGAAGCTATAGATAAAATCAGAGATACTGCTGCAGCCCATGACCGCATTTTCTTCATTGAAGTAATGGGAAGGGACAGCGGTTATATAGCAGTAGAATGCGGCCTTGGAGGAGGTGCCGAAATGGTAATGGTCCCTGAAACCAAAACCACATTGAACGAAGTGGTGGAAAAGCTCACCAGTTCCAAAAGCAAAACATCCAGTGTAATCGTGGTGGCAGAGGGTGACGAAGAAGGCAATGCCGCAGAAATCATGGAAAAAGTAAAAAACACCATCAATGATGATTCCAAGGACTTTAAAGTAACCACGCTTGGACACATCCAAAGAGGTGGTAACCCAACAGGAAAAGACAGAATGCTGGCCAGTAGATGTGGCATGGCAGCTGTTGAAGGACTTATAAACGGAAAGGCTAACTGCATGGCGGGCATCATTCATGACGAAGTGGTATACACCAGTTTTGAAGATTGCATCACCAAAAACAAGCCCCTGAACAGAGACACCCTAAAACTTATAGAAATCCTAAGTATCTAG
- a CDS encoding response regulator: MSDNKKILVAEDSSVIINLTKNVLMFENYEIKAVKNGKQVLSQLEKSNYDLILMDINMPVMDGIECTKSIRELPDPIKSQIPIIAITGNYKNYTLEDFKQAGLNDFLQKPLDYDLLLATVKKHLNK, translated from the coding sequence ATGAGCGACAATAAAAAAATATTGGTAGCAGAAGACAGTTCGGTTATCATCAATCTCACCAAAAACGTTCTGATGTTTGAAAACTATGAAATCAAAGCAGTCAAGAACGGTAAACAGGTTTTAAGCCAATTGGAAAAATCAAATTATGACTTAATCCTAATGGATATCAACATGCCTGTTATGGACGGAATAGAATGCACCAAATCCATCCGGGAATTACCAGACCCTATAAAATCCCAAATCCCCATCATTGCGATCACCGGGAATTATAAAAACTACACCTTAGAAGACTTTAAACAAGCGGGATTAAATGACTTTCTTCAAAAACCACTTGATTACGACCTACTGCTTGCCACAGTGAAGAAACATCTCAATAAATAA